In Leptolyngbya sp. O-77, the genomic window GCCCTCGCGCAGCACCGCCGTCACCCGCGCCGGGTCAAGCTTCAGGTTTTGGATCGCCTGAGACAAAATCCTGCCGCCCTCTTCCCACTTGGCCACCATGTCATCGGCCGTCACCTGCGGTGGCACGACATGCAGCACGGTCACCGTCGCCGCCTGAAAAATCGGAATCTCCATCAGGCTTTTGAGCATTTCTTCGGTATGCCCAGTGCCAGAATCTGCCAGCAAAATTTTCTCGATCATGCTTGCCTCTTAACAGCTTTTCAGTCAGAACAAGTTAAGTCAGAACAGATGTCTTAAAAAGAATGCTCAAATGACTAGAACATTCACAAAACACGCGCTGGAACGTTCACCGAAACATCGCAACGATGCCAATCCAGATGAATAGGCTGGCGATCGCCCCAATGCCCGAATCCCTTGCAATATCCGTATTCCAGCTTAAAATACAGCGGTCTGGGCTGCGGCGGAAATGATGTAAAAATTGACGTGCCTCAGACAAGAGTCAGATTGATGTGTCAGATTGATGTGTCAGATTGACGTAGACGTAATCGACGTAGTTAGAGAGCAAGCAAGGGCGATCGCCTATTCTGCCGTAGACTGCGTGTTCTACTGATCTTGGCCAACCAAATTCTCTTCCTCTAATCTGAGATGCTCTAAAGCATCTCAAAAGTCATTCAATGTCCGCCCAGCGAGTGTATCCGCGCCATGCGTACCTTCCCCACACCTGAAGCCCTCAAACGGTTCCCCTTCGGCCTTGCCGATATCGCCGTGATTCTGGGCACGATCGCCCTGCTTGCGCTGATCGGTCGCTTGGGGGCAGACATGATGGTTCGCTTTGCGCCGCCCGAAGTCTCACCCGAAATCGACCTCGATCCGCGCAATTTGCCTTACTATGCCGGGCGATCGACGCTGCGGATGTTCATCGCGCTGGCGTTCTCCACTCTGTTTACGCTGATCTATGGGTATATTGCTGCCCGCAGCCGCCGCGCCGAGCGCATTATGATCCCGCTGCTGGATATTTTGCAGTCTGTCCCCGTGCTGGGGTTTCTGTCGATTACGGTGACGGGATTTATTGCGCTATTTCCAGGGAGCCTGCTGGGGCTGGAGGCTGCGTCGATTTTCGCCATCTTCACCAGCCAAGTCTGGAACATGACCTTTTCGTTTTACCAGTCGCTGCGGACTGTGCCCCAGGAACTTATGGAAGCCGCTCGGCTGTATCGGCTATCGGGCTGGCAGCGGTTTACGCGGCTGGAAGTTCCGTCGGCCATGATTGGGCTGGTGTGGAACGCCATGATGAGCTTTGGGGGAGGCTGGTTCTTTGTGGCGGCTAGCGAAGCCATCAGCGTGCTGAATCAGGAATACACGCTGCCAGGGATTGGCTCCTACGTGGAAAAGGCCATTGTGGAGGAGAACCTCTCCGCTCTGGGTTGGGCCATCCTAACCATTGCCATTGTGATTTTGCTGGTCGATCAGCTATTTTGGCGACCGATTGTCGTCTGGTCAGACAAGTTCCGCCTGGAGCAGAGCGCTGGGGCTGCGTCGCCCACTTCCTGGGTCTACGACCTGCTGCAAGCGGCCCGTATCCCGCGCACGCTGGGGCGGCTGCTGCGCCCGATTGGAGAATCGACCAAGCGGGCCCTGTCGGCCCTCACGCCGCCACGCAGCACCTATCCAGAGCGCGATGGGACTGGCGAAAAGGGCGATCGCCTGTTCAATCTGCTATTACTGCTGATTATTGGCGCAATCATCGCCTGGATGCTGCACTTTATCTTCAGAACCGTCGGCCCCGCCGAAGTCCTGAAAACCTTTTGGCTGGGGCTTTTGACCCTGCTCCGGGTAATGGTGCTGATGGTCATTGCCACGATCATCTGGACTCCCATTGGCGTGGCGATCGGGTTCAATCCCAAGCTGGCACGACTCTTGCAGCCCGTGGTGCAGTTCCTCGCCTCCTTCCCCGCAAACTTTATCTTTCCCTTTGCCACCCTTTTCTTTATCCGCACCAACATCAGCATCGAGTGGGGCAGCATTCTGCTCATGGCCCTGGGCGCTCAGTGGTACATCCTGTTCAACTCCATCGCTGGGGCCCAGACAATTCCCACCGACCTCCGGGAAATGGCAGACAACATGGGGCTGCGAGGCTGGCAGCGCTGGAGAAAAGTGATTATTCCGGGCATCTTTTCGGCCTGGGTAACGGGCGGGGTCACAGCTAGCGGCGGTGCTTGGAACGCCAGCATCGTGTCTGAGATTGTATCCTGGGGGTCTAGTACCCTCACCGCCACGGGTCTGG contains:
- a CDS encoding ABC transporter permease, translated to MRTFPTPEALKRFPFGLADIAVILGTIALLALIGRLGADMMVRFAPPEVSPEIDLDPRNLPYYAGRSTLRMFIALAFSTLFTLIYGYIAARSRRAERIMIPLLDILQSVPVLGFLSITVTGFIALFPGSLLGLEAASIFAIFTSQVWNMTFSFYQSLRTVPQELMEAARLYRLSGWQRFTRLEVPSAMIGLVWNAMMSFGGGWFFVAASEAISVLNQEYTLPGIGSYVEKAIVEENLSALGWAILTIAIVILLVDQLFWRPIVVWSDKFRLEQSAGAASPTSWVYDLLQAARIPRTLGRLLRPIGESTKRALSALTPPRSTYPERDGTGEKGDRLFNLLLLLIIGAIIAWMLHFIFRTVGPAEVLKTFWLGLLTLLRVMVLMVIATIIWTPIGVAIGFNPKLARLLQPVVQFLASFPANFIFPFATLFFIRTNISIEWGSILLMALGAQWYILFNSIAGAQTIPTDLREMADNMGLRGWQRWRKVIIPGIFSAWVTGGVTASGGAWNASIVSEIVSWGSSTLTATGLGTYITEATTLGDWPRITLGIAMMSLFVVGFNRLFWRRLYELAETKYHL